tgcctaCAATGCTATGGCTGCAATAATGTAATACCCGTttcgtttggaccagacagcatcagatagatggcctataCGGGGGCGCTGTTTCGTTCGCTCGGATGCTTCCTCCTGTGAgacacattcagcctcttgcgaaatGAAAGAACAGATACACGAAAGATACATTATTTAATATTTTGTTTGGTCAATTTATTTGAATACACGCCTCTGTTAAGCACTGAACCTACCTGCATTTGTCCTATAGAAACTGTCGTTTGCATTTTCCGTTTGGAGTAAACGTTTTTTTGTAGCGTTTTGCATTACCCCGCCCCCTCCCCATTACACCATTGTCTCGCTTATTTTGGTCGCTCAACTCAACTTTCCTTAAAGTCCGCAGGACACTTACCGTGTTCTCAACAGGCTGAACCATGATCGCGAGAAGTATCCTTACTGTAAGGATGCCACTTACAGTGCTTAGTATCATGATTGATACAATTATTATTGCCCCTTTAAGATCTTGAGAAAAGTCCATATAATACTGAAACCGCATAGATTGCCTAGCCTACAGAAGAATGCTCGAATTACCGCCCCGACGGCAAGATAAATGAGTTTCCTTGAAATGCTGAGTGTTTGAGGAAACAGAGGGCGTCTTTCTACTTCCAGTAGTTATCCCTTTAGTAACGGAATTACGATTTCTAAACACTTAATAATTCATAAtcaaaatctcaaatatattggtaggtctaccatcaaatccaaaatcaaatcgATGTATTAGTGAGATGCTTCGTAAACCACAGGTGTAGattaacaatgaaatgcttacttttcggtctttttccaacaatgcagagttaaagataaagatACAATTAAAATATAAGTAGTGACACGAGAAATAAATACTTGTTACTTCTgggaactttcattatcctcgaTCCTCATGGGGGAGAGAAATGAGAAAATATTTTAACGACACAGTATGTGGGTTTTGGATTACGGAATTACAAGGCACAAGACAATATTTCTTAAATTTACAGAAGGAAAACAATTTTGTGTTTTGATAATTTCCTataccttttaagactttttctagtatatgttttctaagacccattttccattggtttgtCCAGAAATCAATGCCTTTACTTATGCCTAGCTTTTAAAATggaaatggttgaaaaatgtatctatGCCTTCATTTCCAAAAATATAGAcccttagctttcatttgacacctaATTTGATATTCTCCTATTTCTGTCGAGGAACAGACTGGAGATCATACATGTAGGTTACTGTATAGCAATGTCTTGAATATAAATTCACAAAACAATGCTTGTGACCAGATGTAGGCTACAGATAACATAGCAATTATACGCGACTTCATGTCTGCAAATGTGGATCATTTTATTTGAAAGAGAATTGTATGATTATTGCTCTTCCCTGTAAGAGGACATTAAGGCAGTAGCCTTGTAAAATTGTCATTGTGTTATGCTGTCTTTAACATGAAAATATGCCCTATGCTGAACATGGCTATGTTTGACTATAAATTTCCCGGACAGTCCATGTATTACTTCACAATGAAAAATGGTATGCTCTTTACACCCCAACTATCATGGTCATTGAAGTTACTTCACACCTCGTATGAAGTGCTTGTCTTTGCATTTTTTGTGGTTGATACAGTTTAATTTGAGCAGAATGTCTGGCACCATTGTGAACATGTACCCTAGCATGGGAAACTCCAACTCACAGCGTCATCACCGCATATCATACAGAACACGCATTCCTCTCTTAGGTACTGTCCCAGCACTGCTGCTGTGAAGTAAGACCATAACATGCAGTTCAAACAAGTTGTCACTCTTTAATAATAGAAGGCCCATAGACCCCAGTGGATTTTGCAATTCAGTCTGTCTTTACAGTAGCAAATAAtattcagtctcctctctcccagagaTGGTATGATATTGACTGAACCTGCTCCCCCTCACACCCCCTCACCATTTTTTAAATAGTTCTCAATTGCTGGTGGCTGGGACCGGGTAGCTCAGCTCTTTGCAGGTATCCTTCGGCGTACTCATTCTCTCTGGCCCCAGAGCGGAGCCCCAAGGGAGTGGGTAGGAGGACTCCTGCTGGGGCTTGCTGGTGAGGGGAcagccctctcctccactctccccttgATCCCCCTCCCTGTCTGATTTGTTGGATCCCAGGACAACTGTCCCTGGAGAGTAGATATATGGACCCTGAATCAAACACCAACAAGCACAAACATTATCAGATGAAACTATTGAAACAGGTGACACAAATTTATATATATTATGCACAGTAAATGCTGATGTAAAACCTGGTGGACTTAGCAGTGTAATAAATTAACAATATGAGAGAGGAAGTGAAAAGCTGGCATCACTCAGCAGCATATGCTTCTGTTTTTGTATGCATGATTCTGGCTTCCTGTATCCTCACTAAATTAACCTCTGACCCTGATTTAAAGTATGCACTGCACTGGTGCTACTGTTTCTTGGCAGGGAAACGTTAACAGGAAGTTCAAACTAGAAGAAGTATGTCTCAACTCGCGGCCAAAGAAAACAACTGGAACGGGTAATGTGAACTTGGacgcatgtttaaaaaaaactcacTTCCTTGTGCAGAACACGGCGTCACATTTTTCCAGACCTGAGTTTTCCCGGCCCTTTAGGCCAGGGGTAataaactcttaccctacgaggtccgagCTTGCTGGTTTTctattctacctgataattaattgcatcCACCTGGTGTCTCAGATCTAAATCAATCCCTGATTAAAGGGGAACTATGAAAAAAAAGGTCCAGCGttttgaggtccagagttgagtttgagggctctaGGCCCTAGTTATTGGACAATGTAGCAGAAAATATGACTCTCCAAATGTGTCTGCACATCACGCAAACATAACATATACAGTGTAATAATATGACATTCATGCATTTAATAAATCAGTAACAGTGCAGAGTGATCCACTACACCTACCTACTATGTTGCTAATGTTTTCTCCTCCAGAGGGATCTACTGAGACATTCTGCATGCCCCCTGGAGGTTGTGACCCTGTACCCTCCCGTCTAGGAtctcccccagtctccctcccCAGAAGATGCTGGGCCTCCAGGTGTGGGATTCTCTCCTTTGGCAGCTTGGCCTGCTTATAGGAAGCCGTCTGTAGGGCAGCAGGACAAGGCTGGCACTCCCACGCTTTATAGCTCCCTCTCAGACTTTCCTTACAAATCTGGTTGTCCCAAGGTAGAGAAGTCAACATTTATACTTCTAGCAACAATGGACAGTAGTTTGATTCAAACTTTATGCAACTAGAGAATAAGTACTGTACTCACATATTTCCCAAATATTGGACCTAAAGGAATCAAAATTATATTTATAAGTGGTCAAGTCTTAGAATGAGTATAATAGTAATCAAAATACATTGTTTTTCACGTATGTATACACACAATGTTTCACTGTCTCCCCCTGCAGGGGAGTATAGGTGGTGTTAGTGTTCACTTTGTCAATAATTGTTGCTAGTGTATTTATTTACTTACTGTGTCTAATAGAAAAATTCCATGCATCACTGCATATGTGTTTGTTATCTAACCACTTTACTCTCTCACCTTTCCACTTGTGCATGGACTCCAGTGACCTCCCCCTACACCCCACAAAGTAACCAATCAGCAGCAGAGTGACCCCTAGGAGCCCAACTATCAGCAGCAGCAAAGGGAGACTGGGAGGGCTCTGTCCAGAGGCTGGGACTGGGAGATGAGGTGAGTCTGGggtgaacagagagacagaagcagGCTGTAGTGGTGAACCTGTCAGTGTTATGTTACCTTCACTGAATATAACAGACCATTTAAAGGACTACACCAACTACAAATTCATTTCTGAAAGAATTATGAATTGTCACATCTAGTAGAAATTGAGAGAGGGGATACTCTAGTCTTTTGAGAACTATACCATTGTCTTTTGTGGTAAGAGGGGGTGCAGAGGCAGACTCTGCAGGTGAGGTGTCACTGTCCACCTTGCATGGCTTTCTCCTGGTGGTGAGCTTGgttgggagggagatggaggggtcTCTCCTGGCTTGGGACAGAGAGGACCTGATGAGAACGTCTGGAATAAATAGACAACATGTGTGATTAAATGGCAGGGTGACGTCACGGGACAACAAGACCTCTAGTACTTGACTGGTGAAGCTTGTTAAAACGCTCCAGTGGACAGAGCTTGAAATTCTTGGATTTCACTCAAGTATGAGAAAGCTTTTCTAAGAGCCATACCCTCAGGAGACCAAACCAGTCGAGATGCGGATCTCGCGATGAGGAGTTCTCTGTTGGTGCCGACAACACTGGATATAGCAGAACGAAGGGACATCTTTGAGCTTTGAGCAGGTGGAGGTGCAGTAGTTGTAGGAGAGGTGGGGGAAGTCTGGGCACACACACGATCCTGAGAGGCAGTGCCCTCTGTTACCATGATCATTCCCTTATGGCCACAACTGGTAGGAGAGAAGCCAGGAGATAATGTGTTTATCTAAATGAGAAAGTACAGTGTTCGATACTACTAGTACTAATAATCATTTCATTTACTGTAAAAGTAGGCCTTGGGTACAATTGTTAGTTTCAAATTACTCAAATCCAGTAGAAGGAGCTACAGCATCATATTTGAGATATTTATAGGTAGACAACATGTGAATCAGTACAGTGCATGTGGTGCTCGGTACCAGTGTTCTGTAGCTGTGGACTCACACTGTGTGGGGTTTGCAGGACGTGGCTAGGTTTGCTGTGTTGGAGAAGGTGCCAGACACGCACGGTTTACACCTCCTGCAGGTATACTGGGCAGTGCTGGCACAGAAAAAGCCCCTGTCACAGTGGCACTCCCGGTTTGAGTCCCGGCGGCATTCCTTCACCTGTGTCAAGTGCCGATCAACTTTGCCCACCAACAAAGacaagacacacaaacacacaaattatcaatgagaCATTTGCTCTGAATATGTTTATCCACTCTATTCAAAAGTAAAATAACGGCAGCATTTTACTTGAAACTATTGTTACCTTGAGTTAAACTACACATTATGGGTATGATGTCTATTGTGTAGAGGAATGAACTAACACAAGGTAATGCCTATATCTAAAAGTTACCTGAGCAGGCTTTAGTACAGAAGTCACACTTAGGACGGCCATTAAGCTTGTACCAGTAGTAGCCATTGGGACAAGGGACACACTTACACTTGTTAATGATGAAGCCTACAAACACAAATGACAGAGAGGTGTTCACATAATGTATCAACATCCTGATTACACACTCATTCCTTCCCtaaatatttctctctctcaatgcaTTGTCACTTTAGTAAGTACAATGGGTTCACTGAAGTTAACATCCAGGAATGGAAGAATGATTCCCCAAAGACTGTTTTGAATGTGAAGTTGCCTGCAAACCACAACCAATCTTTCCTTTTAAAGATGCAATATGCAGACATCGCTCTGCCagttcctggttgctaaaattataataatagttcacctaatttagattggtagattgggtgggctatttacagatggactatgtacagctgcagcgatcatttagctgctcagatagctgatgtttaaagttagtgagggaaatgtaagtctccagcttcagtgatttttgcaattcgttccagtcactggcaacagagaactgtaaggaaaggtggccaaaggaggtgttggcagctttggggatgaccagtgagatatacctgctggagcgcgtggtacgggtgggtgttgttatcgtgaccagtgagctgagataaggcggagctttacctagcatagacttaaagatgacctggagtcagtgggtctggcgatgaatatgtagcgagggcctgccgactagagcgtacaggtcgcagtggtgggtggtataaggggctttggtaacaaaacagatggcactgtgatagactgcatccattttgctgagtagagttttggaagctattttgtagattacatcgccgaagtcgaggatcggtaggatagtcagttttactagggtaagtttgagtgaaggaggctttgttgcgaaatagaaagccgattctagatttgattttggattggagatgtttgatatgagtctggaaggagagtttacagtctagccagacacctaggtatttatagttgtccacgtattctaggtcagaaccgtccagagtagtgatgctaatcGGGCGGGTGGATGCGGGctgcgaacggttgaaaagcatgcatttggttttactagcgtttaagagcagttggaggccacggaaggagtgttgtatggcattgaagcttgtttggaggttagttaacacagtgtccaaagaagggccagaagtatatagaatggtgtcgtctgcatagaggtggatcagggaatcacccgcagcaagagcgacatcgttgatatatacagaggaaagagtcggcccaagaattgaaccctgtggtacccccatagagactgccagaggtccggacaacaggccctcagatttgacacactgaactttgtctgcgaagtagttggtgaaccaggcgaggcagttatttgagaaaccaaaggctattgagtctgccaataagaatatggtgattgacagagtcgaaagcattggccaggtcgatgaagacggctgcacagtactgtcttttatcgatggcggttatgatatcatttagtaccttgagcgtagctgaggtgcacccatgaccagctcttcttagacttgctgtcaatgagaatgacagatctataactcacactCTATGTGAATTTGTTGTGgccgcccaaaaagttacatattgcagctgtGTCATAAGGAAGTGTTTTGTGGTTTGTGCAACAACATAGGACGAAAAAGGAAGTTGAAGAGTAAGTACTTAAATTAGTCTCTGTTAGACAGTACACAAACAGGGCCGGCGACAGAAAAGTAGGTTACCTTTGCAAGTTTATCCAAAATGATTCCAACATCCAAACCAatgtcagtcatctagtgtatgcAGTATATAAAACAGTGATCCGAACAGTGCACTCGCCAACTTTCCTTTCACACCGGAAAACGCATCCTATTGAGCaaaacagtgcccctctgtcttactatatgtagcccatgtatctgattctgtctggccaaaaagagtatgacatgccACGAAAACCACAGAAAACTACAGGTAACAgctaaaataaaggaaacacttgagtaaatgatacaaagtatattgaaagcaggtgcttccaaacaggtgtggttcctgagttaattaagcaattaacatcccatcgtgcttagggtcatgtataaaaatgcccagttgaacattattttggctaccatggctagaagaagagatctcagtgactttgaaagcaGGGTCTCAAAGGAGTATAGGGGGTTTACatgcatcaaaactgggaccaAAAGACAGAAGCGTttttttttcaatctcaaggccatcagactgttaaatagtcttCACTAGTCAGCCTCCACACAGTACGCTGCTCTGAACTTAGTCACTTGCCGGcaaccacccggttactcaaccctgcaccttagaggctgctgccctatgtacatagacatggaatcactggtcactttaaaaatgtttacatgcTGTATTAGTAATTTcatatgtgtgtatatactgtattctagtcaatgccatcctattcaactattgctgtatGTACTATTCTACTCTACGTATTCTACAGATTCACTAAATATTCtttccacatactgtccataatataCATTCCAAcacatcatatatatatatatatatatatatatatatattatactccggactccgacattgcttgtcctaatatttatatatttcttaattccattattttacttttagatctgtgtgtattgttgtgaattgttagatattacaccACTGCAGGAGCTAGACACGCAGGCATTTCCCTACAggctcaataacatctgctaaatatgtgtatgtgaccaataacattttatttgattatgGGGTGAGACAGCGTTTTACGCccccatcaacaaaacaccaaattatggaat
This sequence is a window from Oncorhynchus kisutch isolate 150728-3 linkage group LG1, Okis_V2, whole genome shotgun sequence. Protein-coding genes within it:
- the si:dkeyp-61b2.1 gene encoding tumor necrosis factor receptor superfamily member 8; protein product: MDYQRRITSYPLRILCFFNLVCSVLLSSCPRTCDSGFIINKCKCVPCPNGYYWYKLNGRPKCDFCTKACSVDRHLTQVKECRRDSNRECHCDRGFFCASTAQYTCRRCKPCVSGTFSNTANLATSCKPHTVCGHKGMIMVTEGTASQDRVCAQTSPTSPTTTAPPPAQSSKMSLRSAISSVVGTNRELLIARSASRLVWSPEDVLIRSSLSQARRDPSISLPTKLTTRRKPCKVDSDTSPAESASAPPLTTKDNDSPHLPVPASGQSPPSLPLLLLIVGLLGVTLLLIGYFVGCRGRSLESMHKWKGPIFGKYICKESLRGSYKAWECQPCPAALQTASYKQAKLPKERIPHLEAQHLLGRETGGDPRREGTGSQPPGGMQNVSVDPSGGENISNIVGSIYLLSRDSCPGIQQIRQGGGSRGEWRRGLSPHQQAPAGVLLPTPLGLRSGARENEYAEGYLQRAELPGPSHQQLRTI